Below is a window of Ralstonia nicotianae DNA.
GGGCAAGCGCGTGGCCGTGATCGGCGGCGGCAACTCCGGCGTGGAAGCCGCGATCGACCTGGCGGGCATCGTCAGCCATGTCACGCTGCTCGAGTTCGGCGACCAGCTCAAGGCCGATGCCGTGCTGGTGCGCAAGCTGGAAAGCCTGCCCAACGCGACCATCCTCACCAACGCCCAGACCACCGAGATCACCGGTAACGGCGAAAAGGTCAACGGCCTGCGCTACAAGCACCGCACCAACGGCGCCGAGCACGACGTCGCGCTGGAAGGCGTGTTCGTGCAGATCGGCCTGGTGCCCAACACCGAGTGGCTCGACGGCGTGGTGGAGCGCAACCGCTTCGGCGAGATCATCGTCGATGCGCGTGGCCACACCAGCGTGCCGGGCGTGTTCGCGGCGGGCGATTCGACCACGGTGCCGTTCAAGCAGATCATCATCGCCACGGGCGAGGGTGCCAAGGCCGCATTGTCCGCCTTCGATCACCTGATCCGGGTGCCGCTGGCCGAAGCCGCCTGAACTGATTTCGACCCTGTGTTAGCAGCCGGGCCGCGCGCAAGCGGGCCCGGTTTTTTTTTGTTTGCCGTGCGGAAACCGGGTCGCCGGCACGGACACAAAAATAGTTCTTGTAATGCGAATGATTCGCATTTATAGTGTGTCCATCGACGCCGCTGCTGCATCGGCAAATACCGCAGCACCGGCGCATCGAACCGAATTCCGTCGTGCCGCGCCGCTCATGGCGCCAAGACAACCGGTCTTTTGTGGGGACCGCTCTGATACACAGAGCGTTTGGCCGTAGCAAGCCGCCCGACAGTCGGGAAAGCACTCAGACCCCGCTTTCCCGACTGCGACTTTCCCGGGCTGCCAGCCATGCCGCTTTTTTTCGGAAACCCGATCCGCCGGATCCCCGTTTCCGCGCCCCAGGGCCGTATCTCGCACTTCTCGCCCCAACACCATGCCTAATTCGACCGACCTGCGCCGGGCCGGGCTCAAAGCCACGTCGCCGCGCGTCAAGATCCTGGAAATCCTTGCCGCCGGCACGGACCACGGCCGCCACCTGAGCGCGGAAGACGTGTACCGGCAACTGCTGTCGACGGACATCGACATCGGCATCTCGACGGTCTACCGCGTGCTCAACCAACTGGTGGATGCCAGCGTGCTGCTGCGTCATACCTTCGAGGCCGGCCATGCGGTGTACGAGATCAACGAAGGCGCGCACCACGATCACCTGATCTGCCTGAGCTGCGGCCGCGTGGAGGAATTCCACGACGACGCCATCGAGTCGCGGCAAGAGAGCGTGGCGGCCGAGCGCGGCTTTGTGCTGCGCGAGCACGCGCTGGCGCTGTATGGGGTGTGCCCGGCATGCCAGGCCCGTGCGGGGGCGGGCAGTGCTGTCGGCCTGAATGCATAGGCGTTGCACGCGCTTCACACTGGTGTGACGCGGTAACGTCCTGAAACATCATCGTCGGGATCATGCGGAAACTCACCCTGTGTCAGGCGGTTCCAACCCTGCATGTTAGCCAGGAGATACCGATGCGACGCCGTCTGAAGTCCGAAGATGAACTCAAGACCC
It encodes the following:
- the fur gene encoding ferric iron uptake transcriptional regulator, producing MPNSTDLRRAGLKATSPRVKILEILAAGTDHGRHLSAEDVYRQLLSTDIDIGISTVYRVLNQLVDASVLLRHTFEAGHAVYEINEGAHHDHLICLSCGRVEEFHDDAIESRQESVAAERGFVLREHALALYGVCPACQARAGAGSAVGLNA